One genomic window of Verrucomicrobiota bacterium includes the following:
- a CDS encoding very short patch repair endonuclease: MADVFSKKKRSQVMAAIRSKGNKATELKLISVRRAHGIKGWRRHQPLPGKPDCVFWRERVALFVDGCFWHGCPRHGRSPNSNQNYWREKLARNRARVLRVCRKLRKNR; encoded by the coding sequence GTGGCCGACGTGTTCAGCAAAAAGAAACGCTCGCAAGTGATGGCGGCAATCCGGTCAAAGGGCAACAAAGCCACCGAATTGAAACTGATTTCGGTCAGGCGCGCTCACGGAATCAAGGGTTGGCGTCGGCACCAACCGCTGCCCGGCAAGCCGGATTGCGTCTTCTGGCGGGAACGTGTCGCTCTGTTTGTGGACGGCTGTTTCTGGCACGGCTGCCCGCGGCACGGGCGAAGTCCAAACAGCAACCAAAACTACTGGCGCGAAAAGCTGGCTCGCAATCGCGCAAGGGTTTTGAGAGTCTGCCGGAAGCTACGCAAGAATCGTTGA
- a CDS encoding DUF2024 family protein, whose protein sequence is MKVAVWDTYVTRTDGRVMHFDIIAPAEFKDASLIHGFGRNYLKTKDQAGQSLTSRECSFCHVETIRPEWEQSIRQDG, encoded by the coding sequence ATGAAGGTCGCCGTTTGGGATACCTATGTGACTCGCACCGATGGCAGGGTCATGCACTTCGACATCATCGCCCCGGCAGAATTCAAGGACGCCAGCCTGATCCACGGCTTTGGCAGAAACTACCTGAAGACCAAAGATCAGGCAGGGCAGTCGCTGACCTCGCGGGAATGCAGCTTCTGTCATGTTGAAACTATCCGTCCGGAGTGGGAACAGTCCATCCGACAGGACGGTTAA